The following are encoded in a window of Streptomyces sp. 11x1 genomic DNA:
- a CDS encoding IclR family transcriptional regulator — protein sequence MARNIQSLERAAAMLRLLAGGERRLGLSDIASSLGLAKGTAHGILRTLQQEGFVEQDDASGRYQLGAELLRLGTTYLDVHELRARALVWTDDLARSSGESVHLGVLHQQGVLIVHHVFRPDDSRQVLEIGAMQPLHSTALGKVLSAYDPVAHSEVLESERKAFTDRTVHALSDFEGVLDVTRARGYAADVEETWEGVASIAAPIHDRRRMPVGAVGITGAVERLCRDGELRPELIAAVRDCARAVSRDLGAGRF from the coding sequence ATGGCACGGAACATCCAGTCGCTCGAACGGGCGGCCGCGATGCTGCGCCTGCTCGCGGGCGGCGAACGGCGGCTCGGCCTGTCGGACATCGCCTCGTCGCTGGGCCTCGCCAAGGGCACCGCCCACGGCATACTGCGCACGCTCCAGCAGGAGGGGTTCGTCGAGCAGGACGACGCCTCGGGGCGCTACCAGTTGGGGGCCGAGCTGCTGCGGCTCGGGACCACCTACCTCGACGTCCACGAGCTGCGGGCGCGCGCCCTGGTCTGGACGGACGACCTGGCCCGGTCCAGCGGCGAGAGCGTCCACCTCGGGGTGCTGCACCAGCAGGGCGTGCTGATCGTGCACCACGTCTTCCGGCCCGACGACAGCCGACAGGTCCTGGAGATAGGCGCCATGCAGCCCCTGCACTCCACGGCCCTGGGCAAGGTCCTGTCGGCCTACGACCCGGTGGCGCACAGCGAGGTGCTGGAGAGCGAGCGCAAGGCGTTCACCGACCGGACCGTGCACGCGCTGTCCGACTTCGAGGGCGTCCTGGACGTCACCCGCGCCCGCGGGTACGCGGCCGACGTCGAAGAGACCTGGGAGGGCGTGGCGTCCATCGCCGCCCCCATCCACGACCGGCGGCGGATGCCTGTCGGCGCGGTCGGCATCACCGGTGCCGTGGAGCGGCTGTGCCGCGACGGCGAGCTGCGCCCCGAGCTGATCGCGGCCGTACGGGACTGCGCCCGCGCGGTGTCGCGGGACCTGGGGGCCGGGCGGTTCTGA
- a CDS encoding glycerol-3-phosphate dehydrogenase/oxidase, translated as MTSQTTLQTLPALGTRPASGSNPSRAETREQLAKASYDLLVIGGGILGISTAWHAAQSGLRVALVDAGDFAGATSSASSKLLHGGLRYLQTGAVKLVAENHFERRAVSRQVAPHLANPLTFYLPVYKGGPHGAAKLGAGVFAYSALSAFGDGVGHLLSPAKAAQDVPELRTDNLKAVAVYGDDQMNDSRMALMTVRAAVESGAVVLNHAEVTGLRFTKGRVTGAELRDRLSGDEFGVDARLVLNATGPWVDHLRRMENPNAAPSIRLSKGAHLVLKRTAPWKAALATPIDKYRITFALPWEDMLLLGTTDEMYEGDPADVAVTEKDISQILDEAAFSIRDQQLSRDLITYSFAGLRVLPGGPGDTAKAKRETVVTEGRGGMLSVAGGKWTTFRHIGRTIMKKLEALPGHPLGEDFEPVSALPKKLPLPGVANPRAVAHRLLVDRPAPGPRMGADTARHLATHYGSLAFDIARLANENPELGERVHPDAPEIWAQVVYARDTEWAETADDVLRRRTTLTIRGLATDEIRTKVQDVLDKK; from the coding sequence ATGACCAGTCAGACCACCCTGCAGACCCTGCCTGCCCTGGGGACGCGCCCGGCGTCCGGCTCGAACCCGAGCCGTGCCGAGACCCGGGAGCAGCTCGCCAAGGCGTCGTACGACCTCCTCGTGATCGGCGGCGGCATCCTGGGCATCTCCACCGCCTGGCACGCCGCGCAGTCCGGGCTCAGGGTGGCTCTGGTCGACGCCGGCGACTTCGCCGGCGCCACCTCCTCCGCCTCCTCCAAGCTGCTCCACGGCGGTCTGCGCTACCTGCAGACCGGCGCGGTGAAGCTGGTGGCGGAGAACCACTTCGAGCGCCGTGCGGTCTCCCGCCAGGTGGCCCCCCACCTGGCGAACCCGCTCACGTTCTACCTCCCCGTGTACAAGGGCGGGCCGCACGGCGCGGCGAAGCTCGGGGCGGGCGTCTTCGCCTACTCCGCGCTCTCCGCTTTCGGTGACGGCGTCGGCCACCTCCTCTCCCCCGCCAAGGCGGCGCAGGACGTGCCCGAGCTGCGCACCGACAACCTCAAGGCCGTGGCCGTGTACGGCGACGACCAGATGAACGACTCCCGGATGGCGCTGATGACGGTCCGCGCGGCCGTCGAGTCGGGCGCGGTGGTCCTGAACCACGCCGAGGTCACCGGGCTGCGTTTCACCAAGGGCCGGGTCACCGGCGCGGAGCTGCGCGACCGGCTGTCCGGGGACGAGTTCGGCGTCGACGCGCGGCTGGTGCTGAACGCGACCGGTCCGTGGGTCGACCACCTGCGCCGGATGGAGAACCCGAACGCGGCCCCCTCCATCCGTCTGTCCAAGGGCGCGCACCTGGTGCTGAAGCGGACGGCTCCCTGGAAGGCCGCGCTCGCCACCCCCATCGACAAGTACCGCATCACCTTCGCCCTCCCGTGGGAGGACATGCTGCTGCTCGGTACGACCGACGAGATGTACGAGGGCGACCCGGCGGACGTCGCGGTCACCGAGAAGGACATATCCCAGATCCTGGACGAGGCCGCGTTCTCCATCCGCGACCAGCAGCTCTCCCGCGACCTCATCACCTACTCCTTCGCCGGTCTGCGGGTGCTGCCGGGCGGGCCCGGTGACACCGCGAAGGCCAAGCGGGAGACGGTCGTCACCGAGGGTCGGGGCGGCATGCTGTCCGTCGCGGGCGGCAAGTGGACGACGTTCCGGCACATCGGCCGCACCATCATGAAGAAACTGGAGGCGCTGCCCGGGCACCCGCTGGGCGAGGACTTCGAACCGGTCTCCGCGCTGCCGAAGAAGCTGCCGCTGCCGGGTGTCGCCAACCCGCGCGCGGTCGCCCACCGGCTGCTGGTGGACCGTCCGGCCCCGGGCCCGCGGATGGGTGCCGACACGGCGCGGCACCTGGCCACGCACTACGGTTCCCTGGCCTTCGACATCGCCCGTCTGGCCAACGAGAACCCCGAGCTGGGCGAGCGCGTCCACCCCGACGCGCCCGAGATCTGGGCGCAGGTCGTCTACGCCCGCGACACCGAGTGGGCCGAGACGGCCGACGACGTCCTGCGGCGCCGGACGACGCTGACGATACGGGGCCTGGCCACGGACGAGATCCGCACGAAGGTCCAGGACGTGCTCGACAAGAAGTGA
- a CDS encoding MIP/aquaporin family protein: MSSSDIFIGETIGTALLILLGGGVCAAVTLKASKARNAGWLAITFGWGFAVLTAVYTSAPLSGAHINPAVTLALALKKDGIEWGDVPIYWGGQLLGAMIGAALVWIAYYGQFHAHLTDEEIVGDAETQAKAKSIEAREKGAGPVLGVFSTGPEVRNAVLNIATEVIGTVVLVLAVLTQGLNDSGKGLGTLGALITSLVVVSIGLSLGGPTGYAINPARDLGPRIVHSLLPLPNKGGSDWSYAWVPVAGPLIGAAIAAGLYNVAFA, encoded by the coding sequence GTGTCCAGCTCCGACATCTTCATCGGCGAGACCATCGGTACCGCCCTACTCATCCTGCTCGGCGGCGGCGTCTGCGCGGCCGTCACGCTGAAGGCCTCCAAGGCCCGTAACGCCGGTTGGCTCGCCATCACCTTCGGGTGGGGTTTTGCCGTTCTCACCGCCGTCTACACCTCCGCACCGCTCTCCGGCGCCCACATCAACCCGGCCGTCACCCTCGCGCTCGCGCTGAAGAAGGACGGCATCGAGTGGGGCGACGTCCCGATCTACTGGGGCGGGCAGCTGCTCGGCGCCATGATCGGTGCCGCTCTGGTCTGGATCGCCTACTACGGACAGTTCCACGCCCACCTCACCGACGAGGAGATCGTCGGTGACGCGGAGACGCAGGCCAAGGCCAAGTCGATCGAGGCCCGGGAGAAGGGCGCCGGCCCCGTGCTCGGCGTCTTCTCCACCGGCCCGGAGGTCCGCAACGCGGTCCTGAACATCGCCACCGAGGTCATCGGCACCGTCGTGCTGGTCCTGGCGGTGCTCACACAGGGTCTGAACGACTCGGGCAAGGGCCTCGGCACCCTCGGTGCCCTGATCACCTCCCTCGTCGTGGTCTCCATCGGTCTGTCCCTCGGTGGCCCGACCGGCTACGCGATCAACCCGGCCCGGGACCTCGGTCCGCGCATCGTGCACTCCCTGCTGCCCCTGCCCAACAAGGGCGGGTCGGACTGGAGCTACGCCTGGGTCCCGGTGGCCGGCCCCCTTATCGGTGCCGCCATCGCCGCAGGCCTCTACAACGTCGCATTCGCCTGA
- the glpK gene encoding glycerol kinase GlpK — MTDAHTAGPFIAAIDQGTTSSRCIVFDRDGRIVSVDQKEHEQIFPKPGWVEHDATEIWTNVQEVVAGAIEKAGITRDDIKAIGITNQRETTLLWDKNTGEPVHNAIVWQDTRTDALCKELGRNVGQDRFRRETGLPLASYFAGPKARWLLDNVEGLRERAEAGDILFGTMDTWVIWNLTGGVDGGKHYTDVTNASRTMLMNLHTLEWDEKIAESIGVPLSMLPEIRSSAEVYGEVTGGRLGDLLGGIPVASALGDQQAALFGQTCFEEGEAKSTYGTGTFMLLNTGEKIINSYSGLLTTVGYRIGDQKPVYALEGSIAVTGSLVQWMRDQMGLISTAAEIETLALTVEDNGGAYFVPAFSGLFAPYWRSDARGVIAGLTRYVTKAHLARAVLEATAWQTREITDAMTKDSGVELAALKVDGGMTSNNLLMQTLSDFLDAPVVRPMVAETTCLGAAYAAGLAVGFWTSTDDLRANWRRAAEWTPRMDAETRDREYKSWLKAVERTMGWIEDES; from the coding sequence GTGACCGACGCCCACACCGCCGGCCCGTTCATCGCCGCGATCGACCAGGGCACGACCTCGTCCCGCTGCATCGTCTTCGACCGCGACGGACGCATCGTCTCCGTCGACCAGAAGGAGCACGAGCAGATCTTCCCGAAGCCGGGCTGGGTCGAGCACGACGCCACCGAGATCTGGACGAACGTCCAGGAGGTCGTCGCCGGGGCCATCGAGAAGGCCGGCATCACCCGTGACGACATCAAGGCCATCGGCATCACCAACCAGCGCGAGACCACGCTGCTCTGGGACAAGAACACCGGTGAGCCCGTCCACAACGCCATCGTCTGGCAGGACACCCGCACCGACGCCCTCTGCAAGGAACTCGGCCGCAACGTCGGCCAGGACCGGTTCCGCCGCGAGACCGGCCTGCCGCTGGCCTCGTACTTCGCCGGCCCCAAGGCCCGCTGGCTGCTCGACAACGTCGAGGGCCTGCGGGAGCGCGCCGAGGCCGGAGACATCCTCTTCGGCACCATGGACACCTGGGTCATCTGGAACCTGACGGGCGGTGTCGACGGCGGCAAGCACTACACCGACGTCACCAACGCCTCCCGCACCATGCTGATGAACCTGCACACCCTGGAGTGGGACGAGAAGATCGCCGAGTCCATCGGCGTCCCGCTGTCGATGCTCCCGGAGATCCGCTCCTCCGCCGAGGTCTACGGCGAGGTCACCGGCGGCCGCCTCGGCGACCTGCTCGGCGGCATCCCGGTCGCCTCCGCGCTCGGCGACCAGCAGGCTGCCCTGTTCGGCCAGACCTGCTTCGAGGAGGGCGAGGCCAAGTCCACGTACGGCACCGGCACGTTCATGCTGCTGAACACCGGTGAGAAGATCATCAACTCCTACAGCGGCCTGCTGACCACGGTCGGCTACCGGATCGGCGACCAGAAGCCGGTCTACGCCCTGGAGGGCTCGATCGCCGTCACCGGCTCGCTGGTGCAGTGGATGCGCGACCAGATGGGGCTCATCTCCACCGCCGCCGAGATCGAGACGCTCGCGCTCACGGTCGAGGACAACGGCGGCGCGTACTTCGTGCCGGCCTTCTCCGGTCTGTTCGCCCCGTACTGGCGCTCCGACGCCCGCGGTGTGATCGCCGGTCTCACCCGGTACGTCACCAAGGCGCACCTCGCGCGCGCCGTCCTGGAGGCCACCGCCTGGCAGACCCGTGAGATCACGGACGCCATGACCAAGGACTCGGGCGTGGAGCTCGCGGCCCTCAAGGTCGACGGCGGCATGACCTCCAACAACCTGCTGATGCAGACCCTCTCGGACTTCCTGGACGCCCCCGTGGTCCGTCCGATGGTCGCCGAGACCACCTGCCTCGGCGCCGCCTACGCCGCCGGTCTCGCCGTCGGCTTCTGGACCAGCACCGACGACCTGCGCGCCAACTGGCGCCGGGCCGCCGAGTGGACCCCCCGGATGGACGCGGAGACCCGCGACCGTGAGTACAAGAGCTGGCTCAAGGCCGTCGAGCGGACCATGGGCTGGATCGAGGACGAGAGCTGA